In Bombus vancouverensis nearcticus chromosome 1, iyBomVanc1_principal, whole genome shotgun sequence, a single genomic region encodes these proteins:
- the LOC117160690 gene encoding uncharacterized protein LOC117160690 isoform X2 produces the protein MSYFYLYRNVFDYMDRFSCDQIHVSWVLVMAYANSSGGKFAKLKAFSISFFCVLRLCVSISWFYVHVISENKYYEYYLSYNYIHICVAIGG, from the exons atgtcgtacttttacttgtaccggaatgtatttgactatatggaccgcttctcctgcgatcaaatccatgtgtcctgggttttggttatggcgtatgcaaattcgtcgggcggtaagtttgccaagcttaaagcattctctattagtttcttctgtgtgttgcgtctttgtgtcagtatatcatg gttttacgtacatgttatcagtgaaaataaatattatgaatactacttgagttataattatatacatatatgcgtagctattg gtggatag
- the LOC117160690 gene encoding uncharacterized protein LOC117160690 isoform X1, producing the protein MSYFYLYRNVFDYMDRFSCDQIHVSWVLVMAYANSSGGKFAKLKAFSISFFCVLRLCVSISWFYVHVISENKYYEYYLSYNYIHICVAIDVACLRVYIYMCV; encoded by the exons atgtcgtacttttacttgtaccggaatgtatttgactatatggaccgcttctcctgcgatcaaatccatgtgtcctgggttttggttatggcgtatgcaaattcgtcgggcggtaagtttgccaagcttaaagcattctctattagtttcttctgtgtgttgcgtctttgtgtcagtatatcatg gttttacgtacatgttatcagtgaaaataaatattatgaatactacttgagttataattatatacatatatgcgtagctattg atgtagcttgtcttcgagtatatatatatatgtgcgtataA